Part of the Nostoc sp. ATCC 53789 genome, AGCAGGCGGTGCTGTTTCTGTTGTTTACAATCTTCCGGGTGTTAACGATCTCAAATTGTCCCGCGCTACACTACCAGCAATTTATTCAGGTCAAATTACCAAATGGGATGACGCGAAAATTAAAGCTGATAATCCGGGTGCTAATCTACCAAATCAAACAATTAAATTTGCTGTTCGTGCCGATGGTAGCGGTACAACTTTCATTTTTACTAATCACTTGAGTGCTATCAGTGGCTATTTTAAAGGCAGAGTTGGAGCTAACACTGCTCCAAAATGGAATTTGCCAAATGTCCTCAAAGGCAAAGGAAATCCAGGCGTAGCTGCTATAGTAGCTCGGACTCCTGGTTCTATCGGTTATGTAGAATATAGCTACGCTGTCCAAAACAACCTCAAATCAGCACTGGTACAAAATAAGAAAGGAGAATTTGTTGCTCCTTCTTTACAATCTGCAAATGCAGCTTTAGCAACTGTTACTTTCCCAGACAACTACCGTGTTTTTGTAGGAGATCCAGGACAAGGTTATCCCATTGTTGGTCTTACTTGGATGATGGTTTACAAACAGTATGCTAATGCTGCTAAAGCTGATGCAATTAAGAAATGGATTAATTGGGTATTGAAGGACGGTCAACAGTATAACGATGACCTCAACTACACCAAAATTCCATCTAATGTAGCAAATCGGGTGCTTCAAACAGTGAATAGCTCTGTCAAACCTTAACTTGCAATCTTTAGGACTTACGTAGAAAATTTCCCCCAACCCACTTAAAAAGCAATACGTTTAGGTTAATAAAAATTGTAGGTTGGGTGAAGCAAAGCGCAACCCAACAAAGCTATGAAAATGTTGGGTTTCGTTCCTCAACCCAACCTACACAACTTTAGAACTTACGTAGAAAATTTCCCCCAACCCACTTAAAAAGGGGGATTTTAATGTTCTCCCTTAAAAAGAGGGAATAGGGGGATTATCTCAATAATTTACTCTCCTACGAGAGTAAGTTAATAACTCGTTCTAGTAGTAATAAAAAATCTATTTTATTGATTTGTAATGGCAAATTCATCAGATGATTCAAATCTAGGCGATGAAAGTTTCAATCTAACAGGTGTCAGTGGTGCAAATTTCTGGTTTGACCAAGGTTTTACACGGCTAGTATACTTTTTTGCCGTGATTACTGTTGCAGTGCTATTTTTGATGAGTTGGGTAATTTTCTCAGAAGCTCTACCAGCCATCAAGCAGTTTGGACTGGGGTTTTTGTGGGGAAAAGATTGGGATACAGGTAATCAGATTTTTGGTGCATTACCCTATATTTATGGAACTCTGGTAAGTAGTGCGATCGCTATTTTAT contains:
- the pstS gene encoding phosphate ABC transporter substrate-binding protein PstS, with amino-acid sequence MIFSTTTLNRVVATSLVTTSVALSPFFSAIAQAETLNGAGATFPAPLYERYAREVKKKYPDLKINYQAIGSGGGIRQVIAGTVDFGGSDAAMKDDEIAKVKNGAILVPTAGGAVSVVYNLPGVNDLKLSRATLPAIYSGQITKWDDAKIKADNPGANLPNQTIKFAVRADGSGTTFIFTNHLSAISGYFKGRVGANTAPKWNLPNVLKGKGNPGVAAIVARTPGSIGYVEYSYAVQNNLKSALVQNKKGEFVAPSLQSANAALATVTFPDNYRVFVGDPGQGYPIVGLTWMMVYKQYANAAKADAIKKWINWVLKDGQQYNDDLNYTKIPSNVANRVLQTVNSSVKP